Genomic segment of Acidobacteriota bacterium:
CCCAGGCCAACGATGAAGGACGCAAACATCACGGCGAGCAAACGGTTGGTGCCAGCGGGCGCTTGCTTGAATTCCTTCCACACGAAAACACCCCAGCAGGCGGCGACCAGCGTTGCCCCTTGTCCCAAACCATAAGAGATGGCAAACCCCGCGGCTCCCGATGCGATGATGCTGAAAGACATTCCGAGTCCCCAGATCATCCCGCCAAGGGTGCCGATCCCATGCAAGCGCGCGTTGCCTTTACTGAAATAGTCGCGATAAGAAACCGGCTCGCCAACAAAAGGCTTCATCATCACGATGCTGTTCCACAGAAAATTCGACAGGAACAAACCCAGCGAGAAAATCACCACAGCCGTGTACGGGCTTAGTTTTCCCGCTTCAAGGTGAGAAAAATCGGCGGACATCGAAGCCGCGACGAAGCGATAGAAAAAGCCCATCAGCACACCGGCCAGGATTGATAGAACACCGCCCAGGCCAGAGACTTTCTTGCCTTGCGATGGCAGTTTTTTGTAAGCCATCGCGTCAACGATGATTGCCACCACCACTGCCGCCACACCGGTGAACAGCAAGTAAGGATTGCCAACCGGAGCCGCAACGTAATTAGTGACGACTCCCAGCGCGAGTGCCAGTCCCACGCCGATGGGGAATGCCACGGCCATGCCGGCAATATCAATGGCCGCGACCAAAAGTATGTTCGAGACGTTGAAAATCACTCCGCCCAAAAAGGCCGACCACAATGCCTGATTGCTGGCCTGATTGAGATCGGGCAGGAAACTGCGCCCGGCAGACCCCAAACTTCCCATCGTCAGCGCCAGAATCAACGCGAACAACAAAACGCCGATGGCATAGTCCCAGTAAAAAAGCTGAAAGCGCCATTCTTTGCTGGCAAGTTTCTGTGTATTCGCCCACGAACCCCAGCAGAGCATGGTGATAAGACACATCACGACTGCCAGGGCATAAGATTCGATGATGATCATTTTCGGGCTCCTCGCTACTTTCCCTGTTGATAAACACGGACGTAGTCAATCTCCATGCGCTGCGGGAAGATCGTGTCGTCAACACCTTCGGCGCCACCCCAAAACCCGCCAATCGCCAGGTTCAAAACCAGATGGAAGTTCTGATCGAACGGCCAGGCTTCCCAGCCGCTGCCTTCGTTCTTGTCGCTGAAGATTTTGGTGTCATCAATGTACACATCCAGCTTCTCCGCGCTCCATTCCAGCGCGTAGGTATGAAAGGCGGTTTGCGCATCCGGCACTTTCAGCGTGGCGGTTTTTTGATTTTTGCGCGGCCAGTTATAAGCCTTGGTATGCGTCGAAGCGTGAATAACACCCGGGTCGTGGCCGACGTGTTCCATGATGTCAATCTCGCCATTATCCGGCCAGTAACGGTCGCTGTAGCTTGTCTTTGAGGGTAACATCCAAATAGCAGGCCAGGTGCCGCGCCCGGCAGGAAGCCTGGCCCGGATTTCAAAACGCCCGTATGTCCAGTCGCCTTTTCCCGCTGTTACCAAGCGAGCCGAGGTGTAGTTATTCGAATTAATCTTTTCCTTGCGGGCTTCGATAACAAGGTTACCGCCCTCAACACGCGCGTTAGCTAGCTTGCCGGAGGTGTAATACTGAAGCTCGTTATTCCCCCAGCCATCGCCACCGACTTTGTATTCCCACCTCTTTGGGTCTGGCAAGCCTTTGTAATTGAACTCATCCGCCCAAACCAGTTTCCAGTCCGCCCGACGCGCAATCTGCACAGGACGATTTTGTCCGCTTCCGACTAACAGCAAGTTAAACGTCAAAAGCAAAGTCAGTGCTATTTTCATAACTTGATATAACTACCAGGATGAAACTTCGCGCGGGGAGCGCAGGTGGGAACGGACAACGCTGTAAGCTAACAGTCAAACGCCGAAGGAGCATCTACTCCTTCGGCGTTCGGTACTAACTCAAAACTCGAACCGTACATGCCATTGCACGGTGCGATTCGGTCTATAACCGCCATTGGCAATGGCGCCGGAACCGGTACGATTTGTTAGCGGATCAGCCGCATTACCATTGACTAAGGTACTGCTGCCGGGGGCGGTGTAACTCTGAGAGAAGAAGTTAGTAAATCCGCCTTGAGTATGATTCAGGGCATTGAACGCATCAAAGCGCGCTTCAACCCTCATCTTTTCCCGGAAGTAAAGCTTCTTGGAAAGCGACATATCCCAGTTGTTGATCGGCGGCGCTTTGATCAGCAGTTTATCGCGGACTGTTTCCGTCCCCGTGCTGCCGACGCTCGGAGCCTGAAAAGCGGCAATGTTGTACCAATGAAAGTCATCTTTATTGGGTACTTTATTGGGGTCACCAATGAGCACGCAACGCGCGCTATTGCCGCTCGATGAACCGGTCAGATTGACTGTGCCGTAGCCTGTGACGCCGCACGAAACCAGCTCCGGCTCACCT
This window contains:
- a CDS encoding multidrug DMT transporter permease, translating into MIIIESYALAVVMCLITMLCWGSWANTQKLASKEWRFQLFYWDYAIGVLLFALILALTMGSLGSAGRSFLPDLNQASNQALWSAFLGGVIFNVSNILLVAAIDIAGMAVAFPIGVGLALALGVVTNYVAAPVGNPYLLFTGVAAVVVAIIVDAMAYKKLPSQGKKVSGLGGVLSILAGVLMGFFYRFVAASMSADFSHLEAGKLSPYTAVVIFSLGLFLSNFLWNSIVMMKPFVGEPVSYRDYFSKGNARLHGIGTLGGMIWGLGMSFSIIASGAAGFAISYGLGQGATLVAACWGVFVWKEFKQAPAGTNRLLAVMFASFIVGLGLIIFSRFA
- a CDS encoding glycoside hydrolase family 16 protein; translated protein: MKIALTLLLTFNLLLVGSGQNRPVQIARRADWKLVWADEFNYKGLPDPKRWEYKVGGDGWGNNELQYYTSGKLANARVEGGNLVIEARKEKINSNNYTSARLVTAGKGDWTYGRFEIRARLPAGRGTWPAIWMLPSKTSYSDRYWPDNGEIDIMEHVGHDPGVIHASTHTKAYNWPRKNQKTATLKVPDAQTAFHTYALEWSAEKLDVYIDDTKIFSDKNEGSGWEAWPFDQNFHLVLNLAIGGFWGGAEGVDDTIFPQRMEIDYVRVYQQGK